One window from the genome of Leptospira johnsonii encodes:
- a CDS encoding NAD(P) transhydrogenase subunit alpha: MEQFVSYLTIFLIAVFVGIEVINRIPPLLHTPLMSGSNAISGITVIGAILTLHTTNHWIIQVLGFLAIVAATVNVIGGFVVTHRMLGMFKKKD, from the coding sequence ATGGAACAGTTCGTAAGCTACCTGACGATATTTTTAATCGCAGTGTTCGTAGGAATCGAGGTCATCAACCGTATTCCTCCTCTTTTACATACCCCTCTTATGTCAGGCTCTAATGCCATTTCAGGGATCACAGTCATCGGAGCAATTCTGACTCTTCATACTACAAATCATTGGATTATTCAAGTATTAGGATTTCTTGCAATTGTTGCGGCAACCGTCAACGTGATCGGAGGGTTTGTAGTAACTCACCGCATGTTGGGAATGTTCAAGAAAAAGGATTAA